The Vicia villosa cultivar HV-30 ecotype Madison, WI linkage group LG1, Vvil1.0, whole genome shotgun sequence genome includes a region encoding these proteins:
- the LOC131597147 gene encoding uncharacterized protein LOC131597147: MDLVCLRLHQVDVILGMNWLEFNYIHIKCYNKILRFLKFGDGGELMTLTAKQVSECLRDEAVMFVMFVSLQSGCEATSVELPVVCEFPEVFPDEVSDFPPEHEVKFSIELVPGTSPVSMAPYKMSASELNELKKQLEEMLEKKFV; encoded by the coding sequence ATGGATTTGGTGTGTCTACGCCTGCACCAAGtcgatgtgattcttggaatgaATTGGTTGGAGTTCAACTACATTCATATCAAGTGCTATAATAAGATATTGAGGTTTCTGAAGTTTGGTGATGGTGGAGAACTGATGACGTTGACTGCTAAGCAAGTGAGTGAATGCCTTAGAGATGAAGCTGTGATGTTTGTAATGTTTGTGTCGTTGCAGAGTGGCTGTGAGGCTACAAGTGTCGAGCTTCCTGTTGTGTGTGAATTTCCGGAGGTGTTTCCAGATGAAGTAAGTGATTTTCCTCCAGAACATGAAGTAAAGTTTTCTATAGAACTGGTGCCGGGTAcgagtccagtgtcgatggctcCTTATAAAATGTCGGCTTCTGAGCTgaatgaattgaagaagcaattggaaGAGATGCTCGAAAAGAAGTTTGTTTGA
- the LOC131644999 gene encoding lysine histidine transporter-like 8 → MEERPETELISIPATPRVSTPEILTPSGQRSPRQGSKEAKSSNAWTPTSFISPRFLSPIGTPMKRVLINMKGYLEEVGHLTKLNPQDAWLPITESRNGNAHYSTFHNLNAGVGFQALVLPVAFAYLGWSWGIISLTVAYCWQLYTLWILVQLHEAVPGKRYNRYVELAQAAFGERLGVWLALFPTVYLSAGTATALILVGGETMKLFFQIVCGPTCTSNPLTTVEWYLVFTSLSIVLSQLPNLNSIAGLSLIGAVTAITYSTMVWVLSVSQQRPPSISYEPLALTSPALTSPSSSLFLALNALGIVAFSFRGHNLVLEIQATMPSTFKHPARVPMWKGAKVAYFFIAMCLFPMAIGGFWAYGNQMPNGGIGILTALYAFHSHDISRGILALTFLLVVFSCLSSFQIYSMPAFDSFEAGYTSRTNRPCSIWVRSGFRVFFGFVSFFIGVALPFLSSLAGLLGGLTLPVTFAYPCFMWVLIKQPTKYSFSWYFNWILGWLGVAFSLAFSIGGIWSMVNDGLKLKFFKPN, encoded by the exons CCATCAGGACAAAGGTCACCAAGACAAGGATCAAAGGAAGCTAAATCATCGAATGCATGGACACCAACATCTTTCATTTCTCCGAGGTTTTTGAGTCCTATAGGGACACCAATGAAAAGGGTTCTTATAAATATGAAGGGCTATTTGGAGGAAGTTGGTCATTTGACAAAGCTTAACCCTCAAGATGCTTGGCTTCCAATCACTGAGTCTCGTAATGGAAATGCTCATTACTCTACTTTTCATAACCTCAATGCTGGTGTTGGTTTTCAAGCCCTTGTTTTGCCTGTTGCTTTTGCTTATCTTGGCTG GAGTTGGGGAATTATTTCCCTAACCGTGGCGTATTGTTGGCAACTTTACACCTTATGGATTTTGGTTCAGTTGCATGAAGCAGTTCCAGGTAAAAGGTACAACAGATATGTGGAGCTAGCACAAGCAGCATTTG GGGAAAGATTAGGAGTATGGCTTGCACTTTTCCCGACTGTTTATTTATCAGCAGGAACTGCAACTGCGTTGATTCTTGTTGGAGGGGAAACCATGAAACTGTTTTTCCAAATAGTTTGTGGTCCAACATGCACCTCAAATCCTTTAACCACAGTGGAGTGGTACCTTGTTTTCACTTCTCTATCTATTGTTCTTTCTCAGCTTCCGAATCTCAATTCAATCGCAGGACTTTCACTAATAGGAGCTGTTACAGCCATTACTTACTCCACCATGGTTTGGGTTCTTTCCGTGAGCCAACAAAGGCCACCCTCTATCTCTTACGAGCCTCTAGCACTGACATCTCCAGCGCTGACATCTCCCTCTTCTTCGTTATTTCTTGCCTTGAACGCACTTGGAATCGTGGCATTTTCTTTCAGAGGACACAATTTGGTTCTAGAAATTCAG gcTACAATGCCTTCAACGTTTAAGCACCCGGCTCGCGTGCCTATGTGGAAAGGAGCCAAGGTTGCTTATTTCTTCATTGCAATGTGCCTATTCCCTATGGCCATTGGAGGCTTTTGGGCTTATGGGAATCAA ATGCCGAATGGAGGGATTGGGATTCTTACAGCTCTATATGCATTTCACAGTCATGACATTTCAAGAGGAATTCTAGCCTTAACATTCCTTCTTGTAGTGTTCAGCTGTTTGAGCAGTTTTCAGATATACTCAATGCCTGCTTTTGACAGTTTTGAAGCCGGATACACCAGTCGAACGAACCGTCCTTGTTCGATATGGGTTCGGTCAGGTTTTAGAGTTTTCTTTGGATTCGTGTCCTTTTTCATAGGAGTGGCACTTCCTTTCCTCTCAAGTCTTGCTGGTTTGTTAGGAGGACTCACTCTACCGGTCACTTTTGCGTATCCTTGTTTCATGTGGGTTCTTATTAAGCAGCCGACGAAATATAGCTTCAGTTGGTATTTCAATTGGATTCTCGGTTGGTTAGGAGTTGCTTTTAGCTTGGCCTTTTCGATTGGAGGTATTTGGAGCATGGTTAATGATGGACTCAAGTTGAAATTCTTCAAGCCTAATTAA